In the genome of Tachysurus vachellii isolate PV-2020 chromosome 9, HZAU_Pvac_v1, whole genome shotgun sequence, one region contains:
- the LOC132851455 gene encoding extracellular calcium-sensing receptor-like: MNGDFVIGGIFTFHHYTRTEQITYTRLPPQTECYGYDIDFREVRFARAMEFTIHEINNRTDLLPGITLGYQIHDSCSTVPMAIKVAFQLANGLKPDFNETGTCSQYAAATVPAIIGDSASTQSISIARVLGLFGIPQVSHYATCSCLSDKNHYPTFFRTIPSDQHQAAALARMVKHFGWTWIGAVRSDSDYGNYGMASFLKAAEAEGICVEYSESYYRTQPRSRLERVANVIRRSTARVIIAFMASGDMKILLAELSQQPPSPLQWIGSETWITDPDILQYNMCAGAIGFGVPQSVIPGLREFLLELTPSKALESPLLTEFWESSFSCNLKGHTGTSGNLRECDGSEDIQTLQNPYSDTSQLRITNMVYKATYAIAHAIHRLICNGTQCDKTIKFSPWQIFTQLKKVNFTTNNGFQVSFDSNGDPPAVYELINWQYKKNGALEFVTVGQYDSSRPRGQEFKMSKNITWVGGQTEVPVSVCSESCPPGTRKAVQKRRPVCCFDCITCAEGEISNKTDSLDCLRCPPEFWPNAKRDSCLPKPVEFLSWEETLGIILTVFSIAGAFTAVFVSGIFYKHRASPIVKANNSELSFLLLFSLTLCFLCSLTFIGRPSEWSCVLRHTAFGITFVLCISCVLGKTIVVLMAFRATLPGSNVMKWFGPPQQRLSVITFTLIQVIICVLWLKISPPYPFKNLKHYKEKIILECGLGSAIGFWAVLGYIGLLAILCFILAFLARKLPDHFNEAKFITFSMLIFCAVWITFIPAYFSSPGKLTVAVEIFAILASSFGLIICIFAPKCFIIIFRPDQNTKKHLMGKTPSKDH; the protein is encoded by the exons ATGAATGGAGACTTTGTGATTGGAGGCATTTTCACTTTTCATCATTACACAAGAACAGAGCAAATTACTTACACCAGACTGCCACCCCAAACAGAGTGCTATGGGTATGA CATCGACTTCAGGGAAGTGCGCTTTGCCCGTGCCATGGAGTTCACGATCCACGAGATTAACAACAGAACTGATCTCCTCCCAGGCATCACATTAGGCTACCAGATTCATGATTCATGCTCTACTGTGCCAATGGCTATCAAAGTTGCATTTCAGCTTGCAAATGGTTTAAAACCAGATTTCAATGAAACTGGTACTTGTTCTCAATATGCAGCAGCCACTGTGCCTGCTATCATAGGTGATTCTGCTTCCACACAGTCAATCAGTATAGCCAGAGTGCTTGGTCTTTTTGGAATTCCACAG GTGAGTCACTATGCGACCTGCTCATGTCTGAGTGATAAGAATCACTATCCTACCTTCTTTAGGACCATACCTAGTGATCAACATCAAGCAGCTGCACTGGCAAGAATGGTCAAGCATTTTGGTTGGACATGGATCGGAGCGGTGCGCAGTGACTCCGATTATGGAAATTATGGAATGGCGTCGTTCCTAAAAGCTGCGGAAGCGGAGGGGATTTGTGTGGAGTATTCTGAATCTTACTATAGGACACAGCCACGGAGCAGATTGGAGAGAGTGGCAAATGTCATTCGCAGATCAACAGCCCGGGTTATAATAGCGTTTATGGCATCAGGTGACATGAAGATTCTTTTAGCGGAGCTATCACAACAGCCACCATCTCCGCTTCAGTGGATTGGGAGTGAAACCTGGATCACAGATCCTGATATTTTGCAGTATAACATGTGTGCTGGTGCAATAGGGTTTGGTGTTCCCCAGTCAGTTATACCAGGCCTTCGTGAGTTTCTTTTAGAGCTCACTCCAAGCAAAGCCCTAGAATCCCCCCTGTTAACAGAATTTTGGGAAAGCTCATTCAGCTGTAATCTTAAAGGTCACACAGGTACCTCAGGGAATCTGAGAGAATGTGATGGCAGTGAGGACATTCAGACACTCCAGAACCCATACTCAGACACATCTCAGTTGCGCATTACGAACATGGTGTACAAAGCAACATATGCCATAGCGCATGCCATCCACCGTCTGATTTGTAATGGCACCCAATGTGATAAGACCATTAAATTTTCACCATGGCAG ATATTTACTCAGCTCAAAAAGGTGAACTTCACTACAAATAATGGATTCCAGGTCTCATTCGATTCTAATGGAGACCCTCCAGCTGTGTATGAACTTATAAACTGGCAGTATAAGAAAAATGGTGCTTTGGAATTTGTCACAGTAGGCCAGTATGACTCGTCCAGGCCAAGAGGACAAGAGttcaaaatgagcaaaaatatCACCTGGGTTGGAGGACAGACTGAG GTACCAGTGTCTGTGTGCAGTGAGAGCTGTCCCCCAGGCACCAGGAAGGCTGTACAGAAGAGGAGGCCTGTCTGCTGTTTTGACTGTATAACATGTGCTGAAGGAGAGATCAGCAACAAGACAG ACTCTTTGGATTGTTTGCGCTGCCCTCCTGAGTTTTGGCCCAATGCCAAGCGAGACAGCTGTCTCCCCAAGCCTGTTGAGTTCCTCTCCTGGGAAGAAACTCTTGGTATAATCCTAACAGTGTTCTCCATTGCTGGGGCCTTTACGGCTGTGTTTGTAAGCGGCATATTTTACAAGCACAGGGCCTCTCCTATTGTTAAGGCCAACAACTCTGAGCTGAGCTTcctgctgctcttctctctgactctgtgtttCCTCTGTTCACTTACTTTCATTGGTCGGCCATCTGAGTGGTCATGTGTACTGCGTCACACAGCGTTTGGGATCACATTTGTCCTCTGTATCTCCTGTGTTCTGGGAAAAACAATAGTGGTGTTAATGGCCTTCAGGGCTACACTTCCAGGcagtaatgtaatgaaatggtTTGGGCCTCCACAACAGAGACTCAGTGTGATTACTTTTACTCTCATACAAGTCATAATTTGTGTACTTTGGTTGAAAATATCACCCCCTTACCCCTTCAAAAATCTAAAACACTACAAGGAAAAAATAATCTTAGAATGTGGCTTAGGTTCAGCTATAGGTTTCTGGGCCGTGCTGGGATACATAGGATTGCTTGcaattttgtgttttatcttgGCTTTTCTGGCCCGGAAGTTGCCTGATCATTTCAATGAAGCCAAATTCATCACATTCAGCATGCTTatattctgtgcagtttggatCACTTTTATTCCTGCTTATTTCAGCTCTCCTGGAAAACTCACCGTAGCTGTAGAGATATTTGCCATTTTAGCATCAAGCTTTGgtttgattatttgtatttttgctccaaaatgttttataattatttttaggcCAGATCAGAATACTAAGAAACACCTTATGGGTAAGACACCTTCGAAAG